The following proteins are co-located in the Pseudomonas fluorescens genome:
- a CDS encoding TonB-dependent siderophore receptor, which translates to MPSRRFAPMAGLALGLLLDPAYAEDNTIELDTISVTSDDYESATSPVTGYRATRSASATKTDTALRDIPQSISVIPATVLKDLGSTHVERALEFAGGVSKQNNFGGLTLYEYSVRGFTTSEFYQDGFSANRGYPSTPDAANIERIEVLKGPAASLYGRGDPGGTVNIVTKKPQPQAFTTLQTSAGSWDRYRTAVDVNTPLDSEGRVLSRVNLAVEDKHSFRDHVDARRVFVAPSFSWQLDPDTSLLVESEFVRHSSTFDRGIVADHGMSRSTFLGEPNDGNIRNHNNRLQATLEHHLNDAWKLRLASHYKQGSLWGDASESRALNADGHTVNRRYRERSTGWHDSITQLELRGLFDIGSWQHELLIGTEYEDYRKKERVTAIGGSLYPIDIYKPIYGQPKPDGARSGTDFFEQVKSQALNLQDQIVFTDRLRGMVGVRLEHFEQSTDDFTRHAAKSRQTHNALTQRAGLLYQLTPQIGVFANASTSFKPNNGLDAGGQSFKPEEGLGYEVGIKSELFDDRLSATLAAFHIEKENVLALDPTTDVNRAMGKARSQGFDLQLTGQVTDAIRLIGAFAYIDAEVTKGDKAIPTGSRILGVAKRSGSLLGVYEFQEGALRGSDVGAAFTYVGDRSGEAGSHFKLPAYHTVDLLAHYKASDNVTVGLNLNNLFDEKYYERSYSNYWVTPGEPRNVTVSLTLNL; encoded by the coding sequence ATGCCGTCTCGAAGATTTGCCCCCATGGCGGGCCTGGCCTTGGGTTTGTTGCTCGACCCCGCTTATGCCGAAGACAACACCATTGAACTGGACACCATCAGCGTCACCAGTGACGACTATGAATCCGCCACCAGCCCCGTCACAGGCTATCGTGCCACTCGCTCCGCCAGCGCGACCAAAACTGACACGGCCCTTCGCGACATCCCACAATCGATCAGCGTGATTCCCGCGACGGTGCTCAAAGACCTGGGCAGCACCCATGTGGAACGTGCCCTGGAATTCGCCGGTGGCGTGTCCAAGCAAAATAACTTCGGCGGCCTGACGCTCTACGAATACAGCGTACGCGGCTTCACCACGTCAGAGTTCTATCAGGACGGTTTCAGCGCCAACCGCGGCTACCCGAGCACGCCGGATGCGGCCAATATCGAACGCATTGAAGTACTCAAAGGCCCCGCCGCCAGCCTGTATGGCCGCGGCGATCCAGGCGGCACCGTGAATATCGTCACCAAGAAACCGCAGCCGCAAGCCTTCACCACGCTGCAAACCAGCGCCGGCAGTTGGGACCGTTATCGCACGGCAGTGGATGTAAACACCCCGCTGGACAGCGAAGGCCGTGTGCTGTCGCGCGTAAACCTGGCCGTGGAAGACAAGCACAGCTTCCGCGATCACGTCGACGCCAGGCGCGTGTTCGTCGCGCCCTCTTTCAGTTGGCAGTTGGACCCGGATACCAGCCTGCTGGTGGAAAGCGAATTCGTGCGCCACAGCTCTACCTTCGACCGAGGTATTGTCGCCGACCACGGCATGTCCCGCTCGACCTTCCTCGGCGAACCCAACGACGGCAACATCCGCAACCACAACAACCGCCTGCAAGCCACCCTGGAACATCACCTCAACGACGCCTGGAAACTGCGCCTCGCCAGCCACTACAAACAAGGCAGCCTGTGGGGTGATGCCTCGGAAAGCCGCGCGCTGAACGCTGACGGGCACACCGTCAACCGCCGCTACCGCGAACGCTCCACCGGGTGGCACGACAGCATTACCCAGCTGGAACTGCGCGGTCTTTTCGACATCGGCAGTTGGCAGCATGAACTGCTGATCGGCACCGAATACGAGGACTACCGCAAGAAGGAACGCGTGACGGCTATCGGCGGCAGCCTCTACCCCATCGATATCTATAAGCCGATCTATGGCCAACCCAAACCCGACGGCGCACGCTCCGGCACCGACTTCTTCGAACAGGTGAAGAGCCAGGCGCTGAACCTGCAAGACCAGATCGTGTTCACCGACCGCCTGCGCGGCATGGTTGGCGTGCGCCTTGAGCACTTCGAACAAAGCACCGACGACTTCACCCGGCACGCTGCCAAGAGCCGGCAAACCCACAATGCCCTGACCCAGCGCGCCGGATTGCTGTACCAACTGACACCGCAAATCGGTGTATTCGCCAACGCCTCAACCTCGTTCAAACCGAACAATGGCCTGGATGCCGGCGGCCAATCCTTCAAGCCAGAAGAAGGTCTGGGTTATGAAGTCGGCATCAAGAGCGAGCTGTTCGATGACCGCCTGAGTGCTACCCTCGCCGCGTTCCATATCGAAAAGGAAAACGTCCTCGCACTCGACCCGACCACCGACGTTAACCGCGCTATGGGCAAGGCCCGCAGCCAGGGTTTCGACCTGCAACTGACCGGGCAAGTGACTGACGCCATCCGACTCATCGGCGCCTTTGCCTACATCGACGCCGAAGTGACCAAGGGCGACAAAGCCATCCCCACTGGCAGCCGAATTCTCGGCGTGGCCAAACGCAGCGGCAGTCTGTTGGGTGTGTATGAATTCCAGGAGGGTGCATTGCGCGGCTCAGACGTGGGCGCGGCATTCACCTATGTCGGCGACCGCTCCGGCGAGGCAGGGAGTCATTTCAAACTGCCCGCCTACCACACCGTCGACCTGCTCGCCCATTACAAGGCCAGTGACAACGTCACCGTGGGCCTGAACCTCAATAACCTATTCGACGAAAAGTACTACGAGCGCTCCTACAGCAATTACTGGGTCACCCCCGGCGAGCCGCGCAACGTCACCGTCAGCCTGACCCTCAACCTGTAA
- the algW gene encoding Do family serine endopeptidase AlgW translates to MLKALRFFGWPLLAGVLIAMLIIQRYPQWVGLPSLDVNLQQAPQSNSVVQGPVTYADAVVIAAPAVVNLYTTKVINKPPHPLFEDPQFRRYFGDNGPKQRRMESSLGSGVIMSPEGYILTNNHVTTGADQIVVALRDGRETLARVVGSDPETDLAVLKIDLKSLPSITIGRSEGLRVGDVALAIGNPFGVGQTVTMGIISATGRNQLGLNSYEDFIQTDAAINPGNSGGALVDANGNLTGINTAIFSKSGGSQGIGFAIPVKLAMEVMKSIIEHGQVIRGWLGIEVQPLTKELAESFGLTGRPGIVVAGIFRDGPAQKAGLQLGDVILSIDGEPAGDGRKSMNQVARIKPTDKVAIQVMRNGKELKLLAEIGLRPPPAPVKEEE, encoded by the coding sequence ATGCTCAAGGCACTGCGTTTTTTTGGATGGCCATTGTTGGCTGGCGTGCTGATCGCGATGCTGATTATTCAGCGTTATCCCCAGTGGGTGGGCTTACCCAGCCTTGATGTGAACCTGCAACAGGCCCCGCAAAGCAATTCGGTGGTGCAAGGCCCGGTGACCTACGCAGACGCGGTCGTCATCGCCGCGCCCGCCGTGGTCAACCTGTACACCACCAAGGTCATCAACAAGCCCCCGCACCCGTTGTTTGAAGACCCGCAATTTCGTCGCTACTTCGGTGACAACGGGCCCAAGCAACGCCGTATGGAATCCAGCCTCGGCTCCGGCGTGATCATGAGCCCGGAAGGCTACATCCTCACCAACAACCACGTGACCACCGGCGCCGACCAGATTGTCGTGGCCCTGCGCGACGGCCGCGAAACCCTGGCCCGCGTGGTCGGCAGCGACCCGGAAACCGACCTTGCGGTGCTGAAGATCGACCTCAAAAGCCTGCCTTCGATCACTATCGGCCGCTCTGAAGGGCTGCGCGTGGGCGATGTGGCCCTGGCCATCGGCAACCCGTTTGGTGTCGGCCAGACCGTCACCATGGGCATCATCAGCGCCACCGGGCGTAACCAGTTGGGGCTTAACAGCTACGAAGACTTTATCCAGACCGACGCGGCCATCAATCCGGGCAACTCCGGCGGCGCGCTGGTGGATGCCAATGGCAACCTGACCGGCATCAACACCGCGATCTTCTCGAAATCGGGTGGCTCCCAAGGCATCGGTTTTGCGATCCCGGTGAAGCTGGCAATGGAAGTGATGAAGTCGATCATCGAGCACGGCCAGGTGATTCGCGGCTGGCTGGGGATCGAAGTGCAGCCGTTGACCAAGGAGTTGGCCGAGTCGTTTGGTTTGACCGGGCGTCCGGGCATCGTGGTTGCCGGGATCTTCCGCGACGGTCCGGCGCAGAAAGCCGGCCTGCAATTGGGCGATGTCATCCTGAGCATTGACGGCGAACCCGCCGGTGACGGCCGCAAGTCGATGAACCAGGTGGCGCGGATCAAGCCAACCGACAAGGTGGCGATCCAGGTGATGCGCAACGGCAAAGAGCTCAAGCTGCTGGCGGAAATCGGCTTGCGCCCACCGCCTGCGCCGGTGAAAGAAGAGGAATAA
- a CDS encoding Nif3-like dinuclear metal center hexameric protein, whose translation MAVPLSTLVEEADRYLGSAKIADYCPNGLQVEGRPQVMRIVSGVTASQALLDAAVEAKADLVLVHHGYFWKGENPCITGMKQRRLKTLLKHDISLLAYHLPLDLHADVGNNVQLARHLDITVEGPLDPGNPKVVGLVGSLAEPLSPRDFARRVQDVMGREPLLIEGSEMIRRVGWCTGGGQGYIDQAIAAGVDLYLSGEASEQTFHSARENDISFIAAGHHATERYGVQALGDYLARRFALEHLFIDCPNPI comes from the coding sequence ATGGCCGTGCCCCTTAGCACCCTGGTCGAGGAAGCGGACCGCTATCTCGGCAGCGCAAAAATTGCCGATTATTGCCCCAATGGCCTGCAGGTCGAGGGTCGCCCGCAGGTGATGCGCATCGTCAGCGGCGTGACCGCAAGCCAAGCCCTGTTGGACGCCGCCGTCGAAGCCAAGGCCGACTTGGTACTGGTGCACCACGGTTATTTCTGGAAAGGCGAAAACCCGTGCATTACCGGCATGAAGCAGCGCCGCCTGAAAACCCTGCTCAAGCATGACATCAGCCTGTTGGCCTATCACCTGCCGCTGGATCTGCACGCGGACGTTGGTAATAACGTGCAACTGGCCCGCCACCTGGACATCACCGTCGAAGGCCCGCTGGACCCTGGCAACCCGAAAGTCGTCGGCCTGGTCGGCTCGCTGGCCGAACCCTTGTCACCCCGCGACTTCGCCCGTCGCGTGCAAGACGTGATGGGGCGCGAGCCGCTGCTGATCGAAGGCAGCGAAATGATCCGCCGTGTCGGCTGGTGCACCGGTGGTGGCCAGGGCTATATCGACCAGGCGATCGCCGCCGGTGTCGATCTGTACCTGAGCGGCGAAGCGTCCGAGCAAACGTTCCACAGTGCGCGGGAAAACGACATCAGCTTTATTGCTGCTGGCCATCACGCCACCGAACGCTATGGCGTACAGGCGTTGGGTGATTACCTGGCGCGACGGTTTGCGCTGGAACACCTGTTCATCGATTGCCCCAATCCGATCTAA
- the cysD gene encoding sulfate adenylyltransferase subunit CysD: MVDKLTHLKQLEAESIHIIREVAAEFDNPVMLYSIGKDSAVMLHLARKAFFPGKLPFPVMHVDTRWKFQEMYTFRDKMVEELGLDLITHVNPDGVAQGINPFTHGSAKHTDIMKTEGLKQALDKHGFDAAFGGARRDEEKSRAKERVYSFRDSKHRWDPKNQRPELWNVYNGNVNKGESIRVFPLSNWTELDIWQYIYLEGIPIVPLYFAAERDVIEKNGTLIMIDDDRILEHLSDEDKARIVKKKVRFRTLGCYPLTGAVESEAETLTDIIQEMLLTRTSERQGRVIDHDGAGSMEDKKRQGYF; encoded by the coding sequence ATGGTCGACAAACTGACGCATCTGAAACAGCTGGAGGCGGAAAGCATCCACATCATCCGCGAGGTCGCCGCCGAGTTCGACAACCCGGTGATGCTCTACTCGATCGGTAAAGACTCCGCCGTGATGTTGCATCTGGCACGCAAAGCCTTCTTTCCGGGCAAACTGCCGTTCCCGGTGATGCACGTCGACACCCGCTGGAAATTCCAGGAGATGTACACGTTCCGCGACAAGATGGTCGAAGAGCTTGGCCTGGACCTGATCACCCACGTCAACCCGGATGGGGTGGCGCAGGGCATCAACCCATTCACCCACGGCAGCGCCAAGCACACCGACATCATGAAGACCGAAGGCCTCAAGCAGGCCTTGGACAAGCATGGTTTCGACGCAGCTTTCGGCGGTGCCCGTCGCGATGAAGAGAAATCCCGCGCCAAAGAGCGCGTGTACTCGTTCCGCGACAGCAAACACCGCTGGGACCCGAAAAACCAGCGCCCGGAGCTGTGGAACGTTTACAACGGCAACGTCAACAAGGGTGAGTCGATCCGTGTGTTCCCGCTGTCCAACTGGACCGAACTGGACATCTGGCAGTACATCTACCTGGAAGGCATCCCGATTGTGCCGCTGTACTTTGCCGCCGAGCGCGACGTGATCGAGAAGAACGGCACGTTGATCATGATCGACGACGACCGCATCCTCGAGCACCTGTCCGACGAAGACAAAGCCCGAATCGTCAAAAAGAAAGTACGTTTCCGTACCCTTGGCTGCTACCCGTTGACGGGCGCGGTGGAGTCCGAGGCTGAAACCCTCACGGACATCATTCAGGAAATGCTCCTGACGCGAACTTCCGAGCGCCAGGGCCGGGTCATCGACCACGATGGCGCAGGCTCGATGGAAGATAAAAAACGTCAGGGTTATTTCTAA
- the cysN gene encoding sulfate adenylyltransferase subunit CysN encodes MSHQSDLISEDILAYLGQHERKEMLRFLTCGNVDDGKSTLIGRLLHDSKMIYEDHLEAITRDSKKSGTTGDDIDLALLVDGLQAEREQGITIDVAYRYFSTAKRKFIIADTPGHEQYTRNMATGASTCDLAIILIDARYGVQTQTRRHSFIASLLGIKHIVVAVNKMDINGFDQSVFEQIKADYLKFAEGIAFKPSTMAFVPMSALKGDNVVNKSERSPWYTGQSLMEILETVEIANDRNYTDLRFPVQYVNRPNLNFRGFAGTLASGVVHKGDEVVVLPSGKSSRVKSIVTFDGELEHAGPGQAVTLTMEDEIDISRGDLLVHADNVPQVADAFDAMLVWMAEEPMLPGKKYDIKRATSYVPGSITSIVHRVDVNTLAEGPASSLQLNEIGRVKVSLDAAIALDGYDSNRTTGAFIVIDRLTNGTVAAGMIIAPPVNHGSATHHGKLAHVATEERAQRFGQQPATVLFSGLSGAGKSTLAYAVERKLFDMGRAVFVLDGQNLRHDLNKGLPQDRTGRTENWRRAAHVARQFNEAGLLTLAAFVAPDAEGREQAKALIGADRLLTVYVQASPLVCAERDPQGLYAAGGDNIPGESFPYDVPLNADLVIDTQALSLEDSVKQVLELLRQRGAI; translated from the coding sequence ATGTCGCATCAATCTGATTTGATCAGCGAGGACATCCTCGCCTACCTGGGCCAGCACGAGCGCAAGGAAATGTTGCGCTTCCTGACCTGCGGCAACGTCGACGACGGCAAGAGCACCCTGATCGGGCGCCTGCTGCACGACTCCAAGATGATCTACGAAGATCACCTGGAAGCTATCACCCGCGACTCGAAGAAGTCCGGCACCACCGGTGATGACATCGACCTGGCGTTGCTGGTCGATGGCCTGCAGGCCGAGCGTGAGCAGGGCATCACCATCGATGTTGCCTACCGCTACTTCTCCACCGCCAAGCGCAAATTCATCATCGCCGACACCCCCGGCCATGAGCAGTACACCCGCAACATGGCCACCGGTGCCTCCACCTGTGACCTGGCGATCATCCTGATCGACGCCCGCTACGGCGTGCAGACCCAGACCCGTCGCCACAGCTTTATCGCCTCGTTGCTGGGTATCAAACACATCGTGGTGGCCGTCAACAAGATGGACATCAATGGCTTTGACCAAAGCGTATTCGAGCAAATCAAGGCGGATTACTTGAAGTTCGCCGAAGGCATTGCGTTCAAGCCGAGCACCATGGCCTTCGTGCCGATGTCCGCGCTCAAAGGCGACAACGTGGTCAACAAGAGCGAGCGTTCGCCTTGGTACACGGGCCAGTCGCTGATGGAAATTCTCGAAACCGTCGAGATCGCCAACGACCGCAACTACACCGACCTGCGTTTCCCGGTGCAGTACGTCAACCGTCCGAACCTGAACTTCCGTGGTTTCGCCGGCACCCTGGCCAGCGGCGTCGTGCACAAGGGCGACGAAGTCGTGGTGCTGCCGTCGGGCAAGAGCAGCCGGGTCAAATCCATCGTCACCTTCGACGGTGAGTTGGAGCACGCCGGCCCAGGCCAGGCTGTAACCCTGACCATGGAAGATGAAATCGACATCTCCCGTGGCGACCTGTTGGTGCATGCCGACAACGTGCCGCAAGTGGCCGACGCCTTCGACGCCATGCTGGTGTGGATGGCCGAAGAGCCGATGCTGCCGGGCAAAAAGTACGACATCAAGCGCGCCACCAGCTACGTGCCGGGTTCCATCACCAGCATCGTGCATCGTGTGGACGTGAACACCCTGGCCGAAGGCCCGGCGAGTTCGCTGCAGTTGAACGAGATTGGTCGGGTCAAGGTCAGCCTCGACGCCGCCATCGCGCTGGACGGCTATGACAGCAACCGCACCACCGGTGCGTTTATTGTTATCGACCGCTTGACCAATGGCACGGTGGCCGCGGGCATGATCATCGCGCCGCCGGTCAACCATGGCTCCGCCACGCATCACGGCAAGTTGGCCCATGTGGCGACCGAAGAACGCGCCCAGCGCTTCGGCCAGCAACCGGCCACCGTGCTGTTCAGCGGCCTGTCGGGCGCGGGCAAGAGCACCTTGGCCTATGCGGTTGAGCGCAAGCTGTTCGACATGGGCCGTGCCGTGTTCGTGCTGGATGGCCAGAACCTGCGCCACGACCTGAACAAAGGCTTGCCGCAGGACCGCACCGGGCGCACCGAAAATTGGCGGCGTGCCGCCCACGTGGCGCGCCAGTTCAACGAAGCCGGCCTGCTGACCCTGGCAGCATTCGTTGCGCCGGATGCCGAAGGCCGCGAACAGGCCAAGGCGCTGATTGGTGCCGACCGCCTGCTGACGGTTTACGTGCAGGCCTCGCCGTTGGTGTGTGCCGAGCGTGATCCGCAAGGCTTGTACGCAGCCGGTGGGGATAACATCCCTGGCGAGTCCTTCCCGTATGACGTGCCGTTGAATGCCGACCTGGTAATCGACACCCAGGCACTGTCGCTGGAAGACAGCGTCAAGCAAGTGCTGGAGCTGTTGCGTCAGCGCGGCGCGATCTAA
- a CDS encoding acyltransferase: MLDFLPAAVRGVIASLLLALNTILLCSFLFVVALFKALPFAKRFSEWLMNHTHEAWVTNNKGWMNLVRRTRWHLTGLEGLDYQHSYLVTSNHQSWVDIMVLQYVLNRRIRPLKFFLKQELIWVPVIGLAWWALGFPFMKRYTKAYLEKHPEKKGKDLETTRKTCAKFRDNPVGIFNFAEGTRFTPGKHAQQKSPFRYLLKPKAGGIAFVLDAMGEQLKSLVNVTIHYPAGRPGYWDLLCGNVKDVVVHFEEVQIPAGFIGKNYEQDGEYRLAFQGWINQLWEDKDALLGKLHTDYPNNR; the protein is encoded by the coding sequence ATGCTGGATTTTCTACCTGCCGCCGTGCGCGGGGTAATTGCTTCGCTGCTGTTGGCGCTGAACACCATCCTGCTGTGCTCGTTCCTGTTTGTTGTCGCGCTGTTCAAGGCTCTGCCGTTTGCCAAACGCTTCAGCGAATGGCTGATGAACCACACCCACGAAGCCTGGGTGACCAACAACAAGGGCTGGATGAACCTCGTGCGGCGCACCCGCTGGCATCTGACCGGCCTGGAGGGCCTCGACTACCAGCACTCATACCTGGTGACCAGCAACCACCAGAGCTGGGTCGACATCATGGTGCTGCAATACGTGCTCAATCGCCGGATTCGGCCGCTGAAGTTCTTCCTCAAGCAGGAACTGATCTGGGTGCCGGTAATTGGCCTGGCATGGTGGGCGCTGGGCTTTCCGTTCATGAAGCGCTACACCAAGGCCTATTTGGAAAAGCATCCGGAGAAGAAAGGCAAAGACCTGGAAACTACGCGCAAGACCTGTGCAAAGTTTCGCGACAACCCGGTGGGCATTTTCAACTTTGCCGAGGGCACGCGGTTTACGCCGGGCAAACATGCCCAGCAGAAATCGCCGTTCCGCTACCTGCTCAAACCCAAGGCGGGCGGGATTGCGTTTGTGCTGGATGCCATGGGCGAGCAACTCAAGTCATTGGTGAACGTGACCATCCACTACCCAGCCGGACGCCCAGGTTATTGGGATTTGTTGTGCGGGAATGTGAAGGACGTGGTGGTGCACTTCGAAGAGGTGCAGATTCCAGCCGGGTTTATCGGCAAGAACTATGAGCAGGATGGGGAGTATCGTTTGGCGTTTCAGGGCTGGATCAACCAGCTGTGGGAAGACAAGGATGCGCTTCTAGGCAAGCTTCACACAGATTATCCAAATAACAGGTGA
- the pta gene encoding phosphate acetyltransferase produces the protein MQTFFIAPTDFGVGLTSISLGLVRTLERAGLKVGFFKPIAQPHPGDTGPERSTELVARTHGLKPPQPLGLAHVERMLGDGQLDELLEEIITLYQQAAVGKDVLIVEGMVPTRSASYAARVNLHLAKSLDAEVILVSAPENEVLTELSGRVELQAQLFGGPKDPKMLGVILNKVRTDESMEAFSARLKEHSPLLRSGEFRLLGCIPYQPELNAPRTRDVADLMGAQILNAGDYESRRMTKIIICARTMRNTVELLKPGVLVVTPGDRDDIILAVSLAAINGVPLAGLLLTSDTLPDPRIMDLCRGAFQAGLPVLSVSTGSYDTANQLNSLNKEIPIDDRERAEIITDFVASHLDARWLHQRCGTPREMRLSPAVFRYQLIQRAQAANKRIVLPEGSEPLTVQAAAICQARGIARCVLLAKPADVEAVARAHGIELPEGLEILDPDLIRQRYVEPMVALRKSKSLNAPMAEQQLEDTVVIATMMLALDEVDGLVSGVIHSTANTIRPALQLIKTAPGCTLVSSVFFMLFPEQVLVYGDCVMNPHPSAAELAEIALQSADSAAAFGITPRVAMISYSSGDSASGEEVEKVREATLLAHEQQSSLLIDGPLQYDAAANETVARQLAPNSQVAGKATVFVFPDLNTGNTTHKAVQRSADCVSLGPMLQGLRKPVNDLPRGAQVDDIVYTIALTAIQAANRPMDI, from the coding sequence ATGCAGACTTTTTTTATCGCGCCCACCGATTTTGGAGTGGGTCTGACCTCCATCAGCCTTGGGCTGGTGCGTACCCTTGAACGGGCCGGGCTGAAAGTCGGCTTTTTCAAACCGATTGCCCAGCCACACCCGGGCGACACTGGCCCTGAACGCTCCACCGAGCTGGTGGCGCGCACCCATGGCCTGAAACCGCCACAGCCTCTGGGCCTGGCCCATGTCGAGCGGATGCTCGGCGATGGCCAGCTCGACGAACTGCTCGAAGAAATCATCACCCTTTATCAGCAAGCCGCCGTGGGCAAGGACGTGCTGATCGTCGAGGGCATGGTGCCGACCCGCAGCGCCAGCTATGCGGCGCGGGTCAACCTGCACCTGGCCAAGAGCCTCGACGCCGAAGTGATCCTGGTGTCGGCGCCGGAAAACGAAGTGCTCACCGAACTCTCCGGCCGCGTGGAACTGCAGGCCCAACTGTTCGGCGGGCCGAAAGACCCGAAAATGCTCGGTGTGATCCTCAACAAAGTGCGCACCGACGAAAGCATGGAAGCATTCTCGGCGCGTCTCAAAGAGCATTCGCCGTTGTTGCGCAGCGGCGAGTTCCGCCTGTTGGGCTGCATCCCGTACCAGCCGGAACTCAACGCGCCGCGCACCCGCGACGTCGCCGACCTGATGGGCGCGCAGATTCTCAACGCCGGTGACTATGAAAGCCGGCGCATGACCAAGATCATCATCTGCGCGCGCACCATGCGTAACACCGTTGAACTGCTCAAACCCGGCGTCCTGGTGGTAACCCCCGGCGACCGCGACGACATCATCCTCGCCGTCAGCCTGGCCGCGATCAACGGTGTGCCTCTGGCCGGCTTGCTGCTGACCAGCGACACCCTGCCCGACCCACGCATCATGGATCTGTGCCGCGGTGCTTTCCAGGCCGGGCTGCCGGTGTTGTCGGTGAGCACCGGCTCTTACGACACGGCGAACCAGCTCAACAGCCTGAACAAGGAAATCCCGATTGATGACCGCGAACGTGCGGAGATCATCACCGATTTCGTCGCCAGCCACCTGGATGCGCGCTGGCTGCACCAACGCTGCGGTACGCCTCGGGAGATGCGCCTGTCGCCAGCGGTGTTCCGCTATCAGTTGATCCAGCGCGCCCAGGCGGCCAACAAACGTATCGTGCTGCCCGAAGGCAGCGAGCCCTTGACCGTGCAAGCCGCCGCCATCTGCCAGGCGCGGGGCATTGCCCGTTGCGTGCTGCTGGCCAAGCCAGCCGATGTGGAAGCGGTGGCCCGCGCCCACGGCATTGAGTTGCCCGAAGGCCTGGAGATTCTCGACCCGGACCTGATTCGCCAGCGGTATGTCGAACCCATGGTCGCACTGCGCAAGAGCAAGAGCCTCAATGCGCCGATGGCCGAGCAGCAACTCGAAGACACGGTGGTGATCGCCACGATGATGCTTGCACTGGATGAAGTGGACGGCCTGGTCTCCGGCGTTATCCACTCCACCGCCAACACCATCCGCCCTGCCCTGCAGCTGATTAAAACGGCGCCGGGCTGCACCTTGGTGTCGTCGGTGTTCTTCATGCTGTTCCCCGAGCAGGTGCTGGTGTATGGCGACTGTGTGATGAACCCACACCCGAGCGCCGCCGAATTGGCAGAAATCGCCCTGCAAAGCGCCGACTCGGCTGCGGCTTTCGGTATCACCCCGCGCGTGGCGATGATCAGCTATTCCAGCGGCGATTCGGCCAGTGGCGAGGAAGTGGAGAAAGTCCGCGAAGCCACCCTGCTCGCCCACGAGCAACAAAGCTCACTGCTGATCGATGGGCCGTTGCAATACGACGCCGCCGCCAATGAAACCGTCGCCCGGCAGTTGGCGCCCAACAGCCAGGTCGCCGGCAAAGCCACGGTGTTTGTGTTCCCCGACCTGAACACTGGCAATACCACGCACAAAGCCGTGCAACGCAGTGCCGACTGCGTGAGCCTGGGCCCCATGCTGCAAGGCCTGCGCAAGCCGGTCAACGACCTGCCGCGCGGTGCCCAGGTCGACGACATCGTGTACACCATCGCGCTGACTGCGATTCAAGCCGCCAACCGACCTATGGATATCTAA
- a CDS encoding DUF3565 domain-containing protein, with amino-acid sequence MGRDLLHKNEERTSLNKDLPESEQNPDRRDRSTASFIIGFHQDDDRHWVADLSCGHTQHLRHQPPWQSRAWVLDPAQRLEKIGRPFACGWCAQKRE; translated from the coding sequence ATGGGGCGAGACCTTTTGCATAAGAATGAAGAACGGACAAGTCTAAACAAGGATTTGCCCGAAAGCGAACAGAACCCGGACAGACGGGACCGATCAACGGCATCCTTCATCATCGGCTTCCACCAGGACGACGACCGGCACTGGGTCGCCGACCTGTCCTGCGGTCACACACAGCACCTGCGCCACCAGCCGCCATGGCAGTCCCGCGCCTGGGTGCTCGACCCCGCGCAGCGCCTGGAAAAAATAGGCCGGCCCTTTGCGTGCGGCTGGTGTGCGCAAAAGCGTGAATAA
- a CDS encoding FKBP-type peptidyl-prolyl cis-trans isomerase yields the protein MTIAANKAVSIDYTLTNDAGEVIDSSAGGAPLVYLQGAGNIIPGLEKALEGKNVGDELTVAVEPEDAYGEYSAELVSTLSRSMFEGVDELEVGMQFHASAPDGQMQIVTIRDLDGDDVTVDGNHPLAGQRLNFQVKIVAIRDASQEEVAHGHVHGEGGHHH from the coding sequence ATGACGATCGCCGCTAACAAGGCTGTCTCCATCGACTATACCCTGACCAACGACGCTGGTGAGGTCATCGACAGCTCCGCCGGCGGCGCGCCGCTGGTCTACCTGCAAGGCGCAGGTAACATCATCCCGGGCCTGGAGAAGGCTCTGGAAGGCAAGAACGTCGGTGACGAACTGACTGTCGCCGTAGAACCTGAAGATGCATACGGCGAATACTCCGCCGAACTGGTCAGCACCCTGAGCCGCAGCATGTTCGAAGGTGTTGATGAGCTGGAAGTGGGCATGCAGTTCCACGCTTCCGCACCGGACGGCCAAATGCAGATCGTCACCATCCGCGATCTGGACGGCGACGACGTGACTGTCGACGGTAACCACCCTCTGGCCGGTCAGCGCCTGAACTTCCAAGTGAAGATCGTTGCCATCCGCGACGCTTCCCAGGAAGAAGTGGCTCACGGCCACGTCCACGGTGAAGGTGGTCATCACCATTGA